A window of Shewanella mesophila contains these coding sequences:
- a CDS encoding YcgL domain-containing protein, with the protein MICAVYKSRLKAESYLFIEKRNDFERVPEALMAMFGTPELVMILPLDKRQHLGIADINKVKVELEEKGYYLQLPPPPINLLEEYKKEIGYSRD; encoded by the coding sequence ATGATATGTGCTGTATATAAGAGTCGATTGAAAGCGGAAAGCTATCTGTTTATTGAAAAACGTAATGATTTTGAGCGCGTTCCTGAAGCGTTAATGGCGATGTTCGGCACGCCGGAATTGGTGATGATTTTACCGCTTGATAAACGTCAACATTTAGGTATCGCCGATATAAATAAAGTAAAAGTTGAACTAGAAGAGAAGGGGTATTATCTTCAGTTACCTCCACCTCCGATTAATCTACTCGAAGAGTACAAGAAAGAGATAGGTTATAGTCGGGATTAG
- a CDS encoding lytic murein transglycosylase: MFLKKILLGILLLSGLQLSAAALASQSEMSFEQYLDGLRQQALKEGISQAFVDKSFANIKLFKKALVSDKQSAPQSLDHYLSSLVSEPLVEQSRALYKANKVEFERLGKQYQVQPRFVIALWGMTSSLGLDVGDYPVLTVIASNAYRGDNEEFYRKEFIAGLKLLQSSDIEFSGLKSNWSGKMGYPHFSPSDYATYAKDGNGDGNIDIWNNLADAFASTANYLKQLGWNDEGTWGRQVQVPKDISQDLVGLATQKPFLQWQELGVRRFDGSDLPKVKGMQVSLIMPDGITGRKYLVYDNYRALLKWNSSDYYGLSLTYLSERIKYPAID; encoded by the coding sequence ATGTTTTTAAAAAAAATTTTACTAGGAATTCTGCTACTTAGTGGATTGCAGCTCAGTGCTGCAGCCTTGGCAAGCCAAAGTGAGATGAGTTTTGAACAATATCTAGATGGATTAAGGCAGCAAGCACTCAAAGAGGGGATATCCCAAGCCTTTGTTGATAAATCATTCGCTAACATTAAGTTGTTCAAGAAAGCGCTGGTCAGTGACAAACAATCCGCGCCGCAGTCATTAGATCATTATCTGTCTTCCTTAGTGTCTGAACCTTTAGTTGAGCAATCGAGAGCACTCTATAAAGCGAACAAAGTCGAGTTTGAGCGTCTAGGTAAGCAATATCAGGTGCAACCTCGATTTGTGATCGCGCTATGGGGAATGACTTCGTCTCTTGGTCTCGATGTCGGTGATTATCCGGTGTTAACTGTGATCGCCTCTAATGCTTATCGAGGGGATAACGAAGAGTTCTACCGTAAAGAGTTTATTGCTGGACTGAAGCTTTTACAGAGCAGCGATATTGAGTTTTCTGGGCTTAAAAGTAATTGGTCAGGCAAAATGGGCTATCCCCATTTTTCACCCAGTGATTATGCCACTTACGCCAAAGATGGAAATGGCGATGGTAATATCGATATTTGGAATAATCTTGCAGATGCGTTTGCATCGACGGCCAACTATTTAAAGCAATTAGGCTGGAACGATGAGGGAACATGGGGACGTCAGGTACAAGTGCCTAAAGATATTTCGCAAGATCTTGTTGGTTTAGCGACCCAAAAACCTTTCTTGCAATGGCAGGAGCTAGGGGTGAGACGTTTTGATGGTTCCGATTTGCCGAAGGTGAAAGGGATGCAAGTGTCGTTAATCATGCCCGATGGCATCACGGGTAGAAAGTACCTTGTTTATGATAACTATCGCGCTTTGCTGAAGTGGAACTCATCTGACTATTATGGGTTATCGTTAACCTATCTATCGGAGCGCATAAAATATCCTGCAATTGACTAG
- the dsbB gene encoding disulfide bond formation protein DsbB, with product MTVLTQFAQSRMAWMILMTSAIVLEMCALFFQHIMKLDPCVMCIYQRVAVFGLLFAGLIGVIGYPFRLIRFIGVLIWGISSAWGLKLALELVEMQTNPSPFSTCSFLPEFPTWMPLHEWLPSVFLPTGMCTDIPWEMFGITMSQWMVVAFSTYLIALVVFIIPALMPTKKA from the coding sequence TTGACAGTACTGACCCAATTTGCACAATCTAGAATGGCATGGATGATCTTAATGACTAGTGCCATTGTCTTAGAAATGTGTGCTCTGTTTTTCCAACATATAATGAAACTTGACCCTTGTGTCATGTGTATCTACCAACGTGTTGCTGTTTTTGGGCTGCTGTTTGCAGGCCTTATCGGCGTTATCGGTTACCCCTTTCGCTTAATCCGCTTTATCGGAGTGCTAATTTGGGGCATTAGCAGTGCATGGGGATTAAAACTGGCGCTTGAGTTAGTGGAAATGCAGACCAATCCGTCGCCCTTCTCGACCTGCTCATTCCTTCCTGAGTTCCCGACCTGGATGCCACTACACGAATGGTTACCTTCCGTCTTCCTGCCAACCGGCATGTGTACCGACATTCCGTGGGAGATGTTTGGCATCACCATGTCACAATGGATGGTGGTAGCCTTCAGCACTTACCTGATTGCCTTGGTGGTGTTTATTATTCCGGCATTGATGCCGACGAAGAAGGCTTAA
- a CDS encoding YcgN family cysteine cluster protein: MSFWKDKSLAELSAHEWEQLCDGCGKCCLNKIIDDETEQLYYTNAACKLLDIKDCQCQHYEQRFSFVPSCTKVTPDNVSQLTWLPDSCAYRRLYLGRELPSWHPLLQGSKQAMHDLGMSTRNKVINEDKVKYLEDHIVLWPLKDSD; encoded by the coding sequence ATGTCGTTTTGGAAAGATAAAAGCTTAGCTGAGCTGAGTGCCCATGAGTGGGAACAACTGTGTGATGGATGTGGCAAGTGTTGTCTCAATAAAATCATTGATGATGAAACTGAGCAGCTTTATTACACCAATGCTGCGTGTAAACTACTAGATATTAAAGACTGTCAATGTCAGCATTATGAGCAACGATTTAGTTTTGTCCCTAGCTGCACGAAAGTGACTCCCGATAATGTCTCGCAATTGACTTGGTTACCCGACAGCTGCGCCTATCGCCGTCTATATTTGGGAAGGGAGTTGCCTAGTTGGCACCCTCTGCTCCAAGGGAGTAAGCAGGCTATGCATGATTTAGGGATGTCGACCCGAAATAAAGTGATTAATGAAGATAAGGTGAAATACCTAGAAGATCACATTGTGCTATGGCCTCTGAAGGACAGCGACTAG